From a single Okeanomitos corallinicola TIOX110 genomic region:
- a CDS encoding YbaB/EbfC family nucleoid-associated protein — protein MTAGKGQGFGFGLGKMKELAAAFQKAQQVQEGAKRLQEELEQMEIEGESGGGLVKVVVSGNQEPKRVEISPEAMAQGSELLSDLVTVAMKDAYTKSTTTMRERMEELTSGLELPGL, from the coding sequence ATGACAGCAGGAAAAGGACAAGGCTTTGGTTTTGGTTTAGGAAAAATGAAGGAACTAGCCGCTGCTTTTCAAAAAGCACAGCAGGTTCAAGAAGGTGCAAAACGTCTCCAAGAAGAATTGGAACAAATGGAGATTGAGGGAGAGTCTGGTGGTGGACTGGTAAAAGTTGTTGTCAGTGGCAACCAAGAACCCAAACGAGTGGAAATTTCCCCGGAAGCGATGGCACAAGGTTCAGAGTTACTTTCTGATCTAGTTACAGTAGCTATGAAAGATGCCTATACTAAGTCCACCACAACCATGCGGGAACGGATGGAAGAATTAACCAGTGGACTAGAATTACCTGGTTTATAG
- a CDS encoding low molecular weight protein-tyrosine-phosphatase: MSYKLLFVCLGNICRSPSAENIMNHLIDQAGLSDHIDCDSAGTSSYHIGSPPDRRMSAAASAKLGIKLRGQARQFQRSDFQEFDLILAMDQENYDNILAVDRSGEYHHKVRLMCDFCSVHTLKEVPDPYYGGSEGFNYVIDLLMDACEGLLGYVKNQDHRRL; encoded by the coding sequence ATGTCCTACAAATTACTGTTCGTCTGTCTGGGTAATATTTGCCGATCCCCCTCAGCCGAAAATATTATGAATCATCTCATTGATCAAGCTGGTTTGAGCGATCACATTGATTGTGATTCTGCTGGTACTTCTAGTTATCATATCGGTAGCCCACCAGACCGACGCATGAGTGCAGCTGCATCTGCAAAGTTAGGAATTAAACTCCGTGGTCAAGCCCGTCAATTTCAAAGATCAGACTTTCAAGAGTTTGATTTGATTTTAGCCATGGATCAAGAAAACTATGACAATATCCTTGCTGTTGACCGTTCTGGAGAATATCACCACAAAGTCCGTTTGATGTGTGATTTTTGCTCTGTTCACACTCTCAAGGAAGTTCCCGATCCTTATTATGGCGGCTCGGAGGGATTTAATTATGTCATTGACCTACTAATGGATGCCTGTGAAGGTCTACTTGGTTATGTAAAAAATCAAGATCACAGAAGGTTGTAG
- a CDS encoding transglycosylase domain-containing protein, with the protein MSSRTFANKHPKEKVSPGFEFFKGVGQVTGATLLSITLLSSSIVAGGLVGLAISFRNLPDVRQLRNFIPSETTYIYDVKGRLLTRIHGEANREVVPLDRISPNLKRAVLASEDGHFYNHHGINPTGVGRAVVVNLIAGGVKEGGSTITMQLVKNLFLSQKRAFTRKLAEAVLAIRLEQILTKNQILEMYLNQVYWGHNNYGVQTAARSYFSKSAEFLTLGESAMMAGLIQAPEDFSPFASMERAKQKQKEVLGRMLGLNWITQKEHDDALKQEIKLGRIRSFGGSALPYITNSVAQELASKFGRDVLLKGGMRVQTTVDTKFQEMAEGTVKKWHRRLSGQGLYKNQIALVAIDPRTHFVKALVGGVDSKTSEFNRATQAQRQPGSAFKPFVYYTAFATGKYTPNSIVMDTPVRYRDGSNWYYPRNYDGGFSGAMSIRTALSQSRNIPVIKLGKAVGMNRVIETCRTLGIKSPMEPVTSLPLGAIGMTPLEMASAYATFANYGWQSPSTVIVRVTDSSGNILLDNTPKPQRVLDSWASASTIDILQSVVNGGTGKAAALGRPVAGKTGTTSSEKDIWFVGTVPQLTTAVWVGRDDNRQLSSGATGGGMVAPIWRDFMVQALKGVPVERFKSPSQFPRPKSN; encoded by the coding sequence GTGTCTTCTAGGACTTTTGCAAACAAACACCCCAAAGAAAAAGTTTCCCCTGGGTTTGAATTTTTTAAAGGCGTAGGACAAGTCACTGGCGCTACCCTATTATCTATCACATTACTGTCAAGCTCCATTGTCGCCGGAGGTCTAGTTGGTTTAGCCATCAGTTTCCGCAATCTGCCAGATGTGAGACAATTACGTAACTTCATCCCCTCAGAAACTACATATATATACGATGTTAAAGGTAGACTTTTAACTAGGATTCACGGAGAAGCCAACCGAGAAGTTGTACCTCTAGATCGAATTTCCCCCAATCTCAAACGAGCAGTATTAGCCAGTGAAGATGGTCACTTTTATAATCACCACGGAATTAACCCCACTGGTGTTGGTAGGGCTGTAGTAGTTAACCTAATCGCAGGTGGTGTGAAAGAAGGTGGTTCTACAATCACCATGCAATTGGTAAAAAACCTCTTTTTATCTCAAAAGCGTGCCTTTACTCGTAAGTTGGCAGAAGCCGTACTAGCCATTCGCTTAGAACAAATTCTGACCAAAAACCAAATTTTAGAAATGTACCTCAATCAGGTTTATTGGGGTCATAATAACTATGGTGTGCAGACAGCAGCCCGGAGTTATTTTAGCAAATCAGCCGAATTTTTAACATTGGGTGAATCAGCCATGATGGCGGGTTTAATTCAAGCTCCAGAAGATTTCAGCCCTTTTGCCAGCATGGAACGGGCAAAACAGAAACAAAAAGAAGTTTTGGGACGGATGTTAGGTCTCAACTGGATCACCCAAAAAGAACATGATGATGCTCTCAAACAAGAAATTAAACTAGGTCGGATTAGATCCTTTGGAGGCAGTGCCTTACCTTATATTACCAATAGCGTCGCCCAAGAATTAGCCAGTAAATTCGGTCGTGATGTGTTGCTCAAAGGTGGAATGCGGGTACAAACTACAGTTGACACCAAATTCCAAGAAATGGCAGAAGGCACTGTCAAAAAATGGCACAGAAGACTCTCAGGACAAGGCTTATACAAAAACCAAATCGCTCTTGTCGCCATTGATCCCCGCACACATTTTGTTAAAGCCCTAGTAGGTGGCGTGGATTCTAAAACCAGCGAATTTAACCGTGCCACTCAAGCCCAAAGACAACCAGGTTCTGCTTTTAAGCCTTTTGTTTACTATACTGCTTTTGCTACTGGTAAATATACACCGAATAGTATAGTAATGGACACTCCCGTTAGATATCGAGATGGTAGTAACTGGTACTATCCCAGAAATTACGATGGTGGTTTCAGCGGTGCAATGTCAATTCGTACAGCCTTATCTCAGTCCCGCAATATTCCTGTCATTAAGCTGGGTAAAGCAGTGGGTATGAATAGAGTTATTGAAACCTGTCGCACCTTGGGTATCAAGAGTCCAATGGAACCGGTTACTTCTTTACCTTTGGGGGCTATTGGTATGACTCCCCTAGAAATGGCTAGTGCTTACGCTACCTTTGCTAACTATGGTTGGCAGTCACCATCCACGGTAATTGTTCGTGTCACTGATAGTAGTGGTAATATCTTGCTGGATAATACACCTAAACCTCAACGAGTCCTTGATTCTTGGGCATCAGCATCAACTATAGATATATTGCAATCAGTAGTAAATGGTGGTACGGGTAAAGCCGCAGCGTTAGGTCGGCCAGTTGCTGGTAAAACAGGTACAACTTCCTCAGAAAAAGATATTTGGTTTGTAGGTACAGTTCCCCAACTTACTACCGCCGTTTGGGTAGGAAGGGATGATAACAGACAACTATCCAGCGGTGCAACTGGTGGGGGTATGGTTGCTCCTATTTGGCGCGATTTTATGGTACAAGCTCTCAAAGGTGTACCTGTCGAGAGGTTTAAATCTCCTTCTCAGTTTCCACGTCCTAAGTCAAATTAA
- the smpB gene encoding SsrA-binding protein SmpB, whose amino-acid sequence MSEKSQSDGYKVITDNRQARYLYQILETYEAGIQLAGTEVKSIRAGKVNLQDGYALLRNGEAWLINAHISPYTSSGQYFNHEPRRTRKLLLHRQELRKLIGKVEQQGLTLIPLKMYLKRGWVKITIGLCKGKKIYDKREDLKRRQDQRDIQRAMKNY is encoded by the coding sequence ATGAGTGAGAAAAGCCAAAGCGACGGGTACAAAGTTATCACCGACAATCGTCAAGCCCGTTATCTGTATCAAATTTTAGAAACCTACGAGGCTGGAATTCAGTTAGCAGGAACAGAAGTTAAATCAATCCGTGCAGGTAAAGTAAATCTCCAAGATGGCTATGCTTTGCTGCGTAATGGTGAAGCATGGTTAATAAATGCCCATATATCTCCTTATACGTCCAGTGGACAATACTTTAATCACGAACCACGCCGTACCCGTAAGTTATTACTGCATCGCCAAGAACTGCGGAAACTAATTGGGAAGGTAGAACAGCAGGGTTTAACCTTAATTCCCTTAAAAATGTATCTAAAACGGGGTTGGGTAAAAATCACTATAGGTTTATGTAAAGGTAAGAAAATCTACGACAAGCGAGAAGACCTGAAACGTCGTCAAGACCAACGCGACATTCAAAGAGCGATGAAAAATTATTGA
- the nadD gene encoding nicotinate (nicotinamide) nucleotide adenylyltransferase — protein MQQIAIFGGTFDPIHWGHLLIAEAAMAQISMEQLIWVPSINPPHKQATAFEHRLAMLKLATRNNPAFTVSIIEKESVGNSYAINTLINLSALYPNTHWYWIIGLDAFQTLPRWYCGIELAQMCDWLIAPRPAGAETISQSESVCKQVEQKFKEKSNTINWQLLNTPLVRVSSSKIREFCRLGVSIKNLVPESVRLYISTHQLYSDNPE, from the coding sequence ATGCAGCAAATAGCAATTTTTGGTGGTACATTTGATCCTATTCACTGGGGACATTTGCTGATAGCTGAAGCAGCGATGGCTCAAATATCTATGGAACAGTTGATTTGGGTTCCATCTATAAATCCCCCCCATAAACAAGCAACTGCTTTTGAGCATCGTTTAGCTATGTTAAAACTAGCAACGAGAAATAACCCAGCGTTCACTGTCTCAATAATTGAGAAAGAATCTGTTGGGAATTCCTATGCCATCAACACCCTGATTAATTTATCTGCTCTCTACCCCAATACCCATTGGTACTGGATTATCGGTTTGGATGCTTTCCAAACTTTACCCCGTTGGTATTGCGGAATAGAACTAGCACAAATGTGTGATTGGTTAATTGCACCCCGACCCGCAGGTGCTGAGACTATATCTCAAAGTGAGTCAGTCTGCAAGCAAGTAGAGCAAAAATTTAAGGAAAAATCAAATACCATAAACTGGCAATTACTGAATACTCCTTTGGTTAGAGTTTCGTCCAGTAAAATCCGTGAATTTTGTCGTTTAGGTGTCTCAATTAAGAATTTAGTCCCGGAATCAGTGCGACTTTACATCTCTACTCACCAGCTTTACTCAGATAATCCTGAATAA
- the pyrF gene encoding orotidine-5'-phosphate decarboxylase: MTDKIIVPLDVPDLESAIALVDKLPQVTFWKVGLELFTSTGPAILEVLKSRQKRIFLDLKFHDIPNTVAGACRAAAGYGVDLLTIHANCGKDCLKAAAEAVQVGAEKAGTKPPNLIAITLLTSISARDLAFDLKIPLELPEFALEMALLAESSGLNGAVCSPQEVAQLRESCGKDFLLVCPGVRPSWADKGDQKRSLTPAQAVQAGADFLVIGRPITAAADPVLAWEKVCSEVG, from the coding sequence ATGACTGACAAAATTATTGTCCCTTTGGATGTTCCAGATTTAGAAAGTGCGATCGCTCTGGTGGATAAACTTCCCCAGGTAACATTCTGGAAGGTTGGTTTAGAATTGTTTACTAGCACTGGCCCAGCTATTCTGGAGGTGCTAAAGTCTCGCCAAAAGCGGATTTTTCTGGATTTGAAGTTTCACGATATCCCTAATACTGTGGCTGGCGCTTGTCGTGCTGCTGCTGGTTATGGGGTAGATTTGTTGACAATTCACGCAAATTGTGGTAAAGATTGCTTGAAAGCTGCGGCGGAAGCTGTGCAGGTGGGAGCGGAAAAAGCGGGAACTAAACCACCTAACTTGATTGCTATTACCTTGTTAACTAGCATTTCGGCGCGAGATTTGGCGTTTGATTTAAAGATTCCGCTAGAATTACCGGAGTTTGCTTTAGAAATGGCTCTTTTGGCTGAAAGTTCGGGTTTGAATGGGGCGGTTTGTTCTCCTCAAGAGGTGGCACAGTTACGGGAAAGTTGCGGAAAGGATTTTTTGCTGGTTTGTCCGGGGGTACGTCCAAGTTGGGCTGACAAGGGTGATCAAAAGCGATCGCTCACTCCTGCTCAAGCTGTTCAAGCTGGGGCGGATTTTTTGGTGATTGGAAGACCTATTACTGCTGCTGCTGATCCGGTTCTGGCTTGGGAGAAGGTTTGTTCTGAGGTAGGTTAG
- a CDS encoding type I glyceraldehyde-3-phosphate dehydrogenase: protein MIRVAINGFGRIGRNFARCWVGRENSQIQLVAINDTSDPRTNAHLLRYDSMLGRLQNADITADDNSITVNGNTIKCVSDRNPDNLPWKEWDIDLIIESTGVFTSKEGAMRHVNAGAKKVLITAPGKNEDGTFVMGVNHEDYDHNTHHIISNASCTTNCLAPIAKVLDEKFGIIKGTMTTTHSYTGDQRILDASHRDLRRARAAAINIVPTSTGAAKAVALVLPQLKGKLNGTALRVPTPNVSMVDFVVQVEKRTITEEVNQVFQDAAETYLKGILGYSELPLVSSDYQGANESSIVDANLTLVMGNDMVKVMAWYDNEWGYSQRVLDLAELVAAKWA, encoded by the coding sequence GTGATTAGAGTTGCAATTAACGGTTTCGGGCGCATTGGACGGAACTTCGCGCGCTGCTGGGTAGGTAGAGAAAACAGCCAAATTCAACTTGTGGCTATCAATGACACTTCTGATCCCAGAACCAATGCTCATCTTCTTAGATATGATTCCATGCTAGGAAGATTACAAAATGCTGATATTACTGCTGATGATAATTCTATTACTGTCAATGGTAATACCATTAAATGCGTATCTGATCGCAACCCAGATAACTTGCCCTGGAAAGAATGGGACATTGACCTGATTATTGAATCTACTGGTGTATTTACCAGTAAAGAAGGGGCAATGCGGCACGTTAATGCGGGTGCTAAGAAGGTTCTGATTACTGCCCCTGGTAAGAATGAAGATGGTACTTTTGTGATGGGTGTCAATCATGAAGATTATGATCACAACACACATCACATCATCAGTAATGCCAGCTGTACTACCAACTGTTTAGCTCCTATTGCTAAGGTGCTAGATGAAAAATTTGGCATCATCAAAGGGACAATGACCACTACCCACAGTTACACTGGGGATCAGCGGATTCTAGATGCTTCTCACCGTGATTTACGTCGGGCTAGAGCAGCAGCTATTAACATTGTTCCTACATCTACTGGTGCTGCTAAGGCTGTAGCACTTGTATTGCCACAATTGAAGGGTAAATTAAATGGTACTGCTTTACGTGTACCTACCCCGAATGTGTCCATGGTGGACTTTGTAGTTCAAGTTGAAAAACGCACTATTACAGAAGAAGTTAACCAAGTTTTCCAGGATGCTGCTGAAACTTATCTGAAAGGCATTTTAGGATACAGCGAACTTCCTTTGGTGTCTTCCGATTATCAAGGTGCGAATGAGTCTTCCATTGTTGATGCTAATTTAACTCTTGTCATGGGTAATGACATGGTTAAAGTTATGGCTTGGTATGACAATGAGTGGGGTTATAGCCAACGTGTTCTAGATTTGGCTGAGTTAGTTGCTGCTAAGTGGGCTTAA
- the tyrS gene encoding tyrosine--tRNA ligase, whose amino-acid sequence MAQNFSWLHRGVAEIFPQPHDGDNESESLEKRLVNADRPLRIKLGIDPTGADIHLGHSIPVRKLRGFQDAGHMAVLIIGDFTARIGDPTGKSDVRRQLTEADVAQNAQTYLDQVRPILDFDTPGRLEVRYNSEWLSRLDLGKILELLSTMTVGQMLAKEGFAERYKKESPIFLHEFLYPLMQGFDSVAVEADVELGGTDQKFNIAVGRDLQRHFGLKPQFGLLLPILIGTDGVQKMSKSLGNYVGLSEHPAQKYQKLQAVPDDLLSQYFELLTDLPLDSLPENPRDRQEFLAWEIVRQYHGEEAANEAKEAAKSGGQEGSLPEFSLAAVAQFPAKLAFILGACGLCKSTGEGKRKIQEGGVRLDGEKITDVDTTFNVPSDLYGKVLQVGKKNFVRLVG is encoded by the coding sequence ATGGCTCAAAACTTCTCTTGGTTGCATCGTGGTGTGGCAGAAATTTTTCCTCAACCCCATGATGGTGATAATGAATCTGAAAGTTTAGAAAAGCGTTTAGTTAATGCTGATCGTCCTTTAAGAATTAAGTTGGGTATTGATCCGACTGGTGCAGATATTCATTTAGGTCATAGTATACCAGTTAGAAAACTGCGTGGGTTTCAAGATGCTGGTCATATGGCTGTTTTGATTATCGGTGATTTTACGGCTAGAATTGGTGATCCTACGGGTAAGTCTGATGTGCGTCGTCAACTGACTGAGGCAGATGTGGCGCAAAATGCTCAAACCTATCTGGATCAGGTACGCCCTATTTTAGATTTTGACACACCTGGCAGGTTGGAGGTGCGTTATAACTCGGAATGGCTTTCCCGTTTGGATTTGGGAAAAATTCTGGAGTTACTTTCTACTATGACGGTAGGACAGATGTTGGCCAAGGAAGGTTTTGCAGAACGTTACAAAAAGGAGAGTCCTATTTTTCTCCATGAGTTCCTGTATCCTCTGATGCAGGGTTTTGATTCTGTGGCAGTTGAAGCTGATGTGGAGTTGGGAGGAACTGATCAAAAATTTAACATTGCTGTGGGTAGAGATTTACAACGTCATTTCGGTCTAAAACCTCAGTTTGGGTTGTTATTACCAATTTTGATTGGGACAGATGGTGTACAAAAGATGTCGAAGTCTTTGGGTAATTATGTGGGACTTTCTGAACATCCGGCTCAGAAATATCAGAAGTTGCAAGCTGTTCCTGATGATTTACTTTCTCAGTATTTTGAGTTGTTGACTGATTTACCTTTGGATAGTCTGCCAGAAAACCCACGCGATCGCCAGGAATTTTTGGCTTGGGAAATTGTCCGTCAGTATCACGGTGAAGAGGCTGCTAATGAGGCTAAGGAAGCAGCAAAAAGTGGTGGTCAGGAGGGTTCTTTACCAGAGTTTTCCTTGGCTGCTGTAGCTCAATTTCCAGCTAAATTAGCTTTTATTCTTGGTGCTTGTGGTTTATGTAAAAGTACAGGAGAAGGAAAGCGGAAAATTCAAGAGGGTGGTGTGCGTTTAGATGGTGAAAAAATCACTGATGTAGATACTACTTTTAATGTACCTAGTGATTTATACGGTAAGGTTTTACAAGTTGGTAAAAAGAATTTTGTGCGTTTAGTAGGGTAA
- the murB gene encoding UDP-N-acetylmuramate dehydrogenase, with product MTISQAAGNVCTISALNTGTQTAANSVDSKVIYLPGTECVIKSQAYLSAFTSYRVGGAAQLYASPRNLEALKASIEYAKENDLPVTVLGAGSNLLVSDQGIPGLVIATRHFRSKHFDSQTGQLTVAAGESIPSLAWEAAELGWEGLEWAVGIPGTVGGAVVMNAGAHNSCIAEMLVSAELLAPDGTLETVTPAELDYKYRTSLLQGGDRIVTQATFQLQPGADPVQVKAITKQHKQHRLSTQPYNFPSCGSVFRNPKPYSAGWLIEQAGLKGYQIGGAQVAQLHANFIVNRGGAKASDIFCLINYIQQEVQERWSIWLEPEVKMIGEFQAVC from the coding sequence ATGACAATTTCCCAGGCAGCTGGAAACGTCTGTACCATTTCTGCTTTGAACACAGGTACACAGACAGCAGCTAATTCTGTTGATAGTAAAGTGATTTATCTCCCAGGAACTGAATGTGTAATCAAGTCTCAGGCTTATTTATCCGCGTTTACTTCCTATAGAGTAGGAGGTGCAGCCCAACTGTATGCCTCCCCTCGAAATTTAGAAGCACTCAAAGCTAGTATTGAATACGCTAAGGAAAATGATTTACCAGTAACTGTCCTGGGTGCTGGTTCTAACCTGTTGGTTAGTGACCAAGGTATACCAGGTTTAGTGATTGCTACCCGTCATTTTCGCTCTAAGCATTTTGACTCACAAACAGGTCAACTAACTGTGGCCGCAGGGGAATCTATTCCTAGTTTGGCTTGGGAAGCCGCAGAATTAGGATGGGAAGGTTTGGAGTGGGCAGTAGGTATCCCCGGCACTGTGGGTGGCGCAGTTGTGATGAATGCAGGAGCGCACAATAGTTGTATTGCAGAGATGTTAGTCAGTGCGGAATTACTGGCCCCTGATGGAACATTGGAGACTGTCACCCCCGCAGAATTAGATTACAAATACCGGACTTCATTACTGCAAGGGGGCGATCGCATCGTTACTCAAGCTACTTTTCAACTGCAACCAGGAGCAGATCCAGTACAGGTAAAAGCTATAACTAAGCAACACAAACAACACAGACTCTCTACTCAACCTTATAATTTCCCTAGTTGCGGTAGTGTATTCCGTAATCCCAAACCGTACTCAGCGGGCTGGTTAATTGAACAAGCTGGATTAAAAGGCTACCAAATTGGTGGAGCGCAAGTAGCTCAACTGCACGCTAATTTTATTGTGAATCGTGGTGGTGCAAAAGCCAGTGATATTTTCTGTCTTATCAATTATATTCAACAGGAAGTACAAGAACGTTGGTCTATTTGGTTAGAACCAGAAGTTAAAATGATTGGCGAGTTTCAAGCAGTTTGTTGA
- a CDS encoding DUF1825 family protein: MGFFDSEIVQQEAKQLFEDYQALIQLGNSYGKFDREGKKLFIEQMESMMDRYRVFMKRFELSEDFMAQMTVQQLKTQLGQFGVTPQQMFEQMNMTLERMKAELEKQS; encoded by the coding sequence ATGGGATTTTTTGATTCTGAGATAGTTCAGCAAGAAGCCAAGCAATTGTTTGAAGATTATCAAGCACTAATTCAACTTGGCAATAGTTACGGCAAATTTGACCGCGAGGGCAAAAAGCTGTTTATTGAGCAAATGGAAAGCATGATGGATCGATATCGCGTTTTCATGAAGCGTTTCGAGCTATCCGAGGATTTTATGGCACAAATGACAGTACAACAGCTAAAAACTCAACTAGGTCAGTTTGGAGTTACACCCCAACAAATGTTCGAGCAGATGAACATGACTTTGGAGAGAATGAAAGCTGAGTTAGAAAAGCAGTCATGA
- the murC gene encoding UDP-N-acetylmuramate--L-alanine ligase, whose protein sequence is MSNSIDFSGRPFHFIGIGGIGMSALAYVLTKRQLPVSGSDLRPNQITRNLEALGAHIFSKQEASNLEFFRPQESTNGVFLNSQENLPFDQKNLPQVICSTAINPSNFEYKAALELGCPISHRSDVLAALIADYYSIAVAGTHGKTTTSSMIGYMLLQAGLDPTILVGGEVKAWEGNARLGESKYLVAEADESDGSLVKHAPEIGVITNIELDHPDHYENLEEVISTFQKFAQGCNILVGSIDCDTVRDRLKPTISYSLYPDTEADYAVTNIDYRADGTTALVWEKGKALGVLKLKLLGRHNLSNALAAVAVGRVLGLEFGEISKGIATFEGARRRFEFRGEAAGITFIDDYAHHPSEIRATLAAARLQARPGQRIVAIFQPHRYSRTLTFLEEFAESFTHADLVIITDIYSAGEPDLGQINGEKLANAIAKHHPQVIYQPNLSSVTEDLLLTLRRGDLALFLGAGNLNQAIPEIISTLCEPVTATS, encoded by the coding sequence ATGAGTAATTCTATAGATTTTAGCGGTAGACCATTTCATTTCATTGGAATTGGCGGTATAGGAATGTCCGCACTGGCTTATGTTCTTACCAAACGTCAATTACCAGTATCGGGTTCTGATCTCCGTCCTAATCAAATTACACGTAACTTAGAAGCCTTGGGCGCTCATATTTTTAGTAAACAAGAAGCCAGTAATCTGGAATTCTTCCGTCCCCAAGAATCAACTAATGGAGTATTTTTAAATTCACAAGAAAATCTACCTTTTGATCAAAAAAATCTTCCCCAAGTGATTTGTTCAACAGCTATTAACCCTAGTAATTTTGAATACAAAGCAGCTTTAGAATTAGGTTGTCCAATTTCACATCGTTCCGATGTCTTAGCTGCTTTAATTGCGGATTATTACAGTATTGCTGTCGCTGGAACTCATGGCAAAACTACAACAAGTAGCATGATCGGTTATATGCTACTGCAAGCTGGTCTTGATCCCACAATTTTAGTAGGTGGAGAAGTCAAAGCTTGGGAAGGTAACGCTAGACTGGGAGAGAGCAAGTATTTAGTGGCTGAAGCGGATGAATCTGATGGTTCTTTAGTCAAACACGCTCCAGAGATTGGAGTTATTACCAACATTGAACTTGACCATCCCGATCATTACGAAAATTTAGAAGAAGTAATTAGCACTTTTCAAAAATTTGCTCAAGGGTGCAATATTTTAGTAGGTAGTATTGATTGTGATACCGTCAGAGATAGGCTCAAACCAACGATCAGTTACAGCCTCTACCCGGATACAGAAGCTGACTATGCTGTTACCAACATTGATTATCGTGCCGATGGCACAACAGCCCTAGTGTGGGAAAAAGGTAAAGCATTGGGTGTTCTCAAGTTAAAACTATTAGGTCGTCATAATCTGAGTAATGCTTTAGCAGCAGTAGCTGTAGGACGCGTCCTGGGTTTAGAATTTGGAGAAATATCCAAAGGTATCGCTACCTTTGAAGGTGCAAGACGACGCTTTGAATTCCGGGGTGAAGCTGCTGGTATTACTTTTATTGACGATTACGCCCATCACCCCAGTGAAATTCGCGCTACTTTGGCTGCTGCACGTTTGCAAGCTAGACCAGGACAAAGAATTGTAGCCATTTTCCAACCCCATCGTTACAGCCGGACACTGACATTTCTAGAAGAATTTGCTGAGTCTTTTACCCACGCCGATTTAGTTATTATCACGGATATTTACAGCGCGGGAGAACCAGACTTAGGACAGATTAATGGTGAAAAATTGGCAAACGCAATTGCTAAACACCACCCACAGGTAATTTATCAACCAAATTTATCTTCAGTGACTGAGGACTTGTTATTAACTCTCAGACGGGGAGATTTGGCACTTTTCTTAGGTGCTGGCAACTTAAATCAAGCTATTCCCGAAATTATCTCGACACTTTGTGAACCGGTAACAGCCACATCATAA
- a CDS encoding response regulator transcription factor, with translation MPFKILVVDDDLGTRLSISDYLELSGYSVIMADNGQDGLAMVKANYPDLIVTDIVMPRLNGYELVRQVRQQPHFRLLPVILLTARTKTQERILGYQSGCDLYLPKPFELEELAAAIRNLLERSRIIKSEYLLSYQDNLDALPSAKTLTESKSVAHQNNSSELFSSLTTREQEVLELLTYGLSNADIGNKLHLSPRTVEKYVSSLLKKTETSNRAELVRFAIKHGLVE, from the coding sequence ATGCCCTTTAAAATCCTTGTAGTAGATGACGATTTGGGAACTCGTCTATCTATTAGCGATTATCTTGAACTGTCTGGCTATTCAGTCATAATGGCTGATAATGGTCAGGATGGTTTGGCTATGGTAAAAGCAAACTATCCAGATTTGATTGTCACAGATATTGTCATGCCACGGTTAAATGGCTATGAACTGGTGCGTCAAGTGCGGCAACAGCCACATTTTAGGTTATTACCTGTAATTTTGTTAACAGCAAGAACCAAGACTCAAGAAAGAATATTAGGCTACCAATCAGGTTGTGATTTATACTTACCCAAGCCTTTTGAACTAGAAGAGTTAGCTGCCGCTATTCGTAATTTGTTGGAGCGATCTAGGATTATTAAATCCGAGTATCTTTTGTCTTATCAAGATAATTTAGATGCCTTGCCTTCCGCAAAAACACTAACTGAATCAAAATCTGTAGCTCATCAAAATAATTCTTCTGAGCTATTTTCTTCATTAACTACCAGAGAACAGGAAGTATTAGAACTGCTCACCTATGGTTTATCTAATGCTGATATTGGCAATAAACTACACCTAAGTCCCCGCACTGTGGAAAAATACGTCAGCAGTTTACTGAAAAAAACAGAAACCAGCAATCGGGCTGAATTAGTACGCTTTGCCATTAAACATGGTCTAGTTGAGTAG